A window of the Helianthus annuus cultivar XRQ/B chromosome 4, HanXRQr2.0-SUNRISE, whole genome shotgun sequence genome harbors these coding sequences:
- the LOC110887021 gene encoding phosphoglycerate mutase-like protein 1 yields MDMDSTSGLYPLHRSKTIHLVRHAQGIHNVIGDKDYKAYMSPDYFDAQLTPLGWHQVENLRKHVHASGLAKKIDVVITSPLLRTMQTAVGVFGGEGYTDTVDALPLMLANVGNSARSAISSLNCPPIIAVELCREHLGVHPCDRRRSVGEYQCLFPAVDFSLIESDEDVLWKANIRETREELAIRGKKFFDWLWTRKEKEIAIVTHSGFLFHTLATFGNDCHPLVRKEITKHFANCELRSMVIVDKSMLGSDSSTTDYPGRIPSGPDTPSDEKIANDKPVSGST; encoded by the exons ATGGATATGGATTCGACTTCCGGTCTGTATCCATTGCATCGATCCAAGACTATTCACCTG GTTAGACATGCACAAGGGATTCACAATGTAATAGGAGACAAAGATTATAAAGCCTACATGTCCCCCGACTATTTCGATGCCCAGCTAACCCCTTTAGGCTGGCACCAG GTTGAAAATTTGCGCAAGCACGTCCATGCATCAGGGCTCGCCAAAAAGATTGATGTCGTTATTACATCTCCCTTGTTAAG GACTATGCAAACAGCAGTTGGAGTCTTTGGTGGGGAGGGCTACACGGATACAGTGGATGCACTACCGCTGATGCTAGCAAATGTTGGAAACAGTGCTCGATCTGCAATTTCAAGCCTAAACTGCCCCCCTATTATCGCAGTAGAACTTTGTCGAGAACATTTG GGTGTTCATCCTTGTGATCGTAGGAGAAGCGTCGGCGAATACCAATGCCTATTTCCGGCAGTTGATTTTTCATTG ATAGAGAGTGATGAGGATGTTTTATGGAAGGCTAATATAAGGGAGACAAGAGAAGAGCTTGCAATCAGGGGGAAAAAGTTCTTCGATTG GTTATGGACACGGAAAGAAAAGGAGATAGCTATTGTCACTCATAGTGGATTTTTGTTTCATACGTTAGCTACGTTTGGCAACGACTGCCACCCATTGGTCAGGAAAGAAATCACCAAACA TTTTGCCAACTGTGAGCTTCGTTCCATGGTGATTGTTGACAAAAG CATGTTAGGATCAGATTCATCAACGACTGATTATCCGGGAAGGATTCCGTCTGGACCAGATACCCCGAGCGACGAAAAAATTGCAAACGACAAGCCGGTTTCCGGTTCCACTTGA